One part of the Arabidopsis thaliana chromosome 1 sequence genome encodes these proteins:
- a CDS encoding Protein kinase superfamily protein (Protein kinase superfamily protein; FUNCTIONS IN: kinase activity; INVOLVED IN: protein amino acid phosphorylation; LOCATED IN: cellular_component unknown; EXPRESSED IN: 25 plant structures; EXPRESSED DURING: 15 growth stages; CONTAINS InterPro DOMAIN/s: Serine/threonine-protein kinase domain (InterPro:IPR002290), Serine/threonine-protein kinase-like domain (InterPro:IPR017442), Serine/threonine-protein kinase, active site (InterPro:IPR008271), AGC-kinase, C-terminal (InterPro:IPR000961), Protein kinase-like domain (InterPro:IPR011009), Protein kinase, catalytic domain (InterPro:IPR000719), Tyrosine-protein kinase, catalytic domain (InterPro:IPR020635); BEST Arabidopsis thaliana protein match is: Protein kinase superfamily protein (TAIR:AT3G17850.1); Has 126537 Blast hits to 124799 proteins in 4593 species: Archae - 166; Bacteria - 15103; Metazoa - 47179; Fungi - 12961; Plants - 29525; Viruses - 530; Other Eukaryotes - 21073 (source: NCBI BLink).), whose protein sequence is MAEENRKDRGVSSTVAIPSGLNRIKTRLASSGPRPEDSSDTVLKPPFNRNQKTIVPRGHGRTTGSSKQERKGTKLSRWLASYKPKYSCHPPKYACSSTTSSEEIKLRGKNSGKDEEKMIKISETNPPCSKSMGIKSFSHELGPRGGVQTPYPRPHSYNDLKELLGSLHSRFDVAKETVDKKLDVFVRDVKEAMEKMDPSCPEDREMAEQLLDVARACMEMTSAQLRATCESIVQDLTRKRKQCQAGLVKWLFSQLLFILTHCTRVVMFQKETEPIDESSFRKFKECLERIPALETDWGSTPRVDDSGSGYPEYQRNEAGQKFKRRDKESLESETALDYVVPNDHGNNAAREGYAAAKQEFPSHEPQFDSKVVEQRFYLSDEYEDKMSNEPGKELGGSDYVICRICEEEVPLFHLEPHSYICAYADKCEINCVDVDERLLKLEEILEQIIDSRSLNSFTQAGGLENSVLRKSGVASEGCSPKINEWRNKGLEGMFEDLHEMDTAFIDESYTYPIHLKSHVGAKFCHHATSSSTGSITSVSSTNTPRTSHFDSYWLERHCPEQEDLRLMMDLSDIARCGASTDFSKEGSCDYIMACMQDIQAVLKQGKLKALVIDTFGGRIEKLLCEKYLHARELTADKSSVGNIKESEDVLEHASATPQLLLKDRISIDDFEIIKPISRGAFGKVFLARKRTTGDFFAIKVLKKLDMIRKNDIERILQERNILITVRYPFLVRFFYSFTCRDNLYLVMEYLNGGDLYSLLQKVGCLDEEIARIYIAELVLALEYLHSLKIVHRDLKPDNLLIAYNGHIKLTDFGLSKIGLINNTIDLSGHESDVSPRTNSHHFQKNQEEERIRHSAVGTPDYLAPEILLGTEHGYAADWWSAGIVLFELLTGIPPFTASRPEKIFDNILNGKMPWPDVPGEMSYEAQDLINRLLVHEPEKRLGANGAAEVKSHPFFQGVDWENLALQKAAFVPQPESINDTSYFVSRFSESSCSDTETGNNSGSNPDSGDELDECTNLEKFDSPPYYLSLINFSFKNLSQLASINHDVLLQKDPAKGGGDSPFKSHGT, encoded by the exons ATGGCGGAAGAGAATCGTAAGGATCGAGGTGTTTCTTCTACTGTTGCGATTCCTTCTGGTTTGAACCGGATCAAAACTCGGTTAGCTTCGTCAGGTCCTAGACCTGAAGATTCCTCCGATACCGTTCTTAAACCTCCGTTTAATCGGAATCAGAAGACTATTGTTCCTCGTGGTCATGGTAGAACCACTGGCTCTTCGAAAcaag AGCGTAAGGGAACAAAATTGTCAAGGTGGCTTGCTTCCTATAAACCCAAGTATTCTTGTCACCCTCCAAAATATGCTTGCTCGAGTACAACGAGTAGTGAG GAGATCAAGTTAAGAGGCAAGAACTCTGGTAAAGACgaagagaagatgattaaGATATCTGAAACTAACCCTCCCTGTTCAAAGTCAATGGGTATAAAGAGCTTTTCCCATGAATTAGGACCAAGGGGTGGTGTTCAAACTCCCTACCCTCGTCCGCACAGCTATAACGATCTGAAG GAACTTCTGGGCTCACTTCACTCAAGATTTGATGTTGCTAAAGAGACTGTGGATAAGAAGCTGGATGTCTTTGTCAGAGATGTCAAAGAGGCTATGGAGAAAATGGATCCATCATGTCCTGAAGATCGAGAAATGGCAGAGCAGTTACTTGATGTGGCTCGAGCCTGTATGGAGATGACATCTGCTCAACTTCGTGCTACTTGTGAATCTATTGTCCAAGACTTAACTAGGAAAAGGAAACAGTGCCAAGCAGGACTTGTGAAGTGGTTGTTCTCTCAGTTGCTTTTTATATTGACTCATTGTACAAGAGTTGTGATGTTTCAGAAGGAGACTGAGCCAATTGATGAGAGCTCCTTTCGCAAATTTAAGGAATGTTTAGAACGCATCCCTGCTTTGGAAACAGATTGGGGTTCTACTCCTAGAGTTGATGATTCTGGTTCTGGTTATCCTGAATATCAAAGAAATGAAGCTGGGCAGAAATTCAAAAGACGAGACAAAGAATCTTTGGAGTCAGAGACAGCACTTGATTATGTGGTACCaaatgatcatggcaataATGCTGCTAGAGAAGGTTATGCAGCTGCTAAACAAGAATTTCCATCGCATGAACCTCAATTTGATAGTAAAGTGGTAGaacaaagattttatttgAGCGATGAGTATGAAGATAAGATGTCAAATGAGCCTGGAAAAGAGTTAGGCGGATCTGATTATGTAATCTGCAGGATATGTGAGGAGGAAGTTCCTCTCTTCCATCTGGAACCGCACTCTTACATATGTGCATACGCAGATAAATGTGAAATAAATTGTGTGGATGTTGATGAGCGCCTTTTGAAACTGGAGGAGATACTGGAACAGATAATTGATTCACGAAGTTTAAATTCCTTCACTCAAGCTGGTGGCTTGGAAAACTCTGTTCTGCGGAAATCTGGAGTTGCATCTGAAGGTTGTTCTCCCAAGATAAACGAATGGCGGAATAAAGGTTTAGAGGGAATGTTTGAGGATCTGCACGAGATGGACACTGCCTTCATAGACGAGTCTTACACATATCCTATTCACCTTAAGAGCCATGTAGGGGCCAAATTTTGCCATCATGCCACTTCATCATCAACAGGTAGCATCACGTCAGTATCTTCAACAAATACCCCCAGAACAAGTCACTTTGACTCCTATTGGCTAGAACGGCATTGTCCAGAGCAAGAGGATCTTCGACTG ATGATGGACCTTTCTGATATTGCCCGCTGTGGAGCAAGCACAGATTTCTCGAAAGAGGGGTCCTGTGACTATATAATGGCATGCATGCAAGACATACAAGCTGTCTTGAAGCAGGGCAAGCTCAAAGCACTTGTAATAGATACTTTCGGGGGGCGGATCGAGAAACTTCTCTG CGAGAAATATTTACATGCTCGTGAATTGACTGCCGATAAAAGTTCGGTGGGTAACATTAAAGAGAGTGAAGATGTCTTGGAGCATGCATCGGCTACTCCACAGTTACTGCTGAAAGATAGGATAAGCATCGATGACTTTGAGATCATCAAACCAATAAGTAGAGGTGCCTTTGGTAAAGTCTTTCTTGCACGCAAAAGAACAACTGGAGACTTTTTTGCAATAAAG GTACTCAAAAAGTTGGATATGATAAGGAAAAATGATATCGAGAGGATACTACAAGAGCGAAATATACTAATAACTGTCAGATACCCCTTTTTG GTTCGATTTTTTTACTCATTCACCTGCAGAGATAATCTCTACTTGGTAATGGAATATCTTAATGGTGGTGATCTATACTCTCTGCTCCAGAAAGTTGGCTGTCTTGACGAAGAAATTGCTCGTATATACATCGCGGAACTG GTTCTTGCATTGGAGTACCTCCATTCTCTGAAGATTGTCCACCGTGATCTAAAGCCTGATAACCTGTTAATCGCCTATAATGGGCACATCAAG CTAACAGACTTTGGGCTTTCAAAGATTGGTCTTATAAACAACACAATTGATTTATCTGGCCATGAGTCAGATGTATCCCCAAGAACAAATTCTCATCATTTTCAgaagaaccaagaagaagaaagaattcgGCATTCGGCTGTTGGGACACCTGACTACTTGGCACCAGAGATTCTTCTTGGAACTGAACACG GTTATGCTGCGGATTGGTGGTCTGCTGGAATTGTCTTGTTTGAATTATTAACTGGAATTCCACCTTTTACCGCATCCCGCCCAGAG aaaatatttgacaacATCCTCAATGGTAAAATGCCCTGGCCAGATGTTCCTGGTGAAATGTCTTATGAAGCTCAGGATTTGATTAACAG GCTTCTTGTCCATGAGCCGGAAAAGCGACTGGGGGCGAACGGTGCTGCAGAG GTAAAGTCGCATCCCTTTTTTCAAGGAGTTGACTGGGAGAATCTTGCTTTGCAAAAG GCTGCTTTTGTTCCGCAACCTGAGAGTATAAATGACACAAGCTATTTCGTATCACGCTTTAGTGAAAGCAGTTGCAGCGATACTGAAACTGGTAACAACAGTGGGTCAAATCCAGATTCAGGAGACGAG TTGGATGAATGCACCAACCTGGAGAAGTTTGATTCTCCGCCTTATTATCTCTCGCTCATTAACTTTTCTTTCAAG AATTTGTCACAATTGGCTTCAATCAATCATGATGTGCTATTGCAAAAGGATCCAGCTAAAGGAGGAGGAGACTCACCCTTTAAAAGCCATGGAACGTAG
- a CDS encoding Protein kinase superfamily protein (Protein kinase superfamily protein; FUNCTIONS IN: kinase activity; INVOLVED IN: protein amino acid phosphorylation; LOCATED IN: cellular_component unknown; EXPRESSED IN: 25 plant structures; EXPRESSED DURING: 15 growth stages; CONTAINS InterPro DOMAIN/s: Protein kinase, catalytic domain (InterPro:IPR000719), Serine/threonine-protein kinase domain (InterPro:IPR002290), Tyrosine-protein kinase, catalytic domain (InterPro:IPR020635), Serine/threonine-protein kinase-like domain (InterPro:IPR017442), Protein kinase-like domain (InterPro:IPR011009), Serine/threonine-protein kinase, active site (InterPro:IPR008271); BEST Arabidopsis thaliana protein match is: Protein kinase superfamily protein (TAIR:AT3G17850.1); Has 126096 Blast hits to 124371 proteins in 4582 species: Archae - 166; Bacteria - 15020; Metazoa - 47097; Fungi - 12526; Plants - 29423; Viruses - 526; Other Eukaryotes - 21338 (source: NCBI BLink).) gives MAEENRKDRGVSSTVAIPSGLNRIKTRLASSGPRPEDSSDTVLKPPFNRNQKTIVPRGHGRTTGSSKQERKGTKLSRWLASYKPKYSCHPPKYACSSTTSSEEIKLRGKNSGKDEEKMIKISETNPPCSKSMGIKSFSHELGPRGGVQTPYPRPHSYNDLKELLGSLHSRFDVAKETVDKKLDVFVRDVKEAMEKMDPSCPEDREMAEQLLDVARACMEMTSAQLRATCESIVQDLTRKRKQCQAGLVKWLFSQLLFILTHCTRVVMFQKETEPIDESSFRKFKECLERIPALETDWGSTPRVDDSGSGYPEYQRNEAGQKFKRRDKESLESETALDYVVPNDHGNNAAREGYAAAKQEFPSHEPQFDSKVVEQRFYLSDEYEDKMSNEPGKELGGSDYVICRICEEEVPLFHLEPHSYICAYADKCEINCVDVDERLLKLEEILEQIIDSRSLNSFTQAGGLENSVLRKSGVASEGCSPKINEWRNKGLEGMFEDLHEMDTAFIDESYTYPIHLKSHVGAKFCHHATSSSTGSITSVSSTNTPRTSHFDSYWLERHCPEQEDLRLMMDLSDIARCGASTDFSKEGSCDYIMACMQDIQAVLKQGKLKALVIDTFGGRIEKLLCEKYLHARELTADKSSVGNIKESEDVLEHASATPQLLLKDRISIDDFEIIKPISRGAFGKVFLARKRTTGDFFAIKVLKKLDMIRKNDIERILQERNILITVRYPFLVRFFYSFTCRDNLYLVMEYLNGGDLYSLLQKVGCLDEEIARIYIAELVLALEYLHSLKIVHRDLKPDNLLIAYNGHIKLTDFGLSKIGLINNTIDLSGHESDVSPRTNSHHFQKNQEEERIRHSAVGTPDYLAPEILLGTEHGYAADWWSAGIVLFELLTGIPPFTASRPEKIFDNILNGKMPWPDVPGEMSYEAQDLINRLLVHEPEKRLGANGAAEVKSHPFFQGVDWENLALQKAAFVPQPESINDTSYFVSRFSESSCSDTETGNNSGSNPDSGDEVGIWKLHPFLSRYSICNHRIYRKLFFLLLCVF, from the exons ATGGCGGAAGAGAATCGTAAGGATCGAGGTGTTTCTTCTACTGTTGCGATTCCTTCTGGTTTGAACCGGATCAAAACTCGGTTAGCTTCGTCAGGTCCTAGACCTGAAGATTCCTCCGATACCGTTCTTAAACCTCCGTTTAATCGGAATCAGAAGACTATTGTTCCTCGTGGTCATGGTAGAACCACTGGCTCTTCGAAAcaag AGCGTAAGGGAACAAAATTGTCAAGGTGGCTTGCTTCCTATAAACCCAAGTATTCTTGTCACCCTCCAAAATATGCTTGCTCGAGTACAACGAGTAGTGAG GAGATCAAGTTAAGAGGCAAGAACTCTGGTAAAGACgaagagaagatgattaaGATATCTGAAACTAACCCTCCCTGTTCAAAGTCAATGGGTATAAAGAGCTTTTCCCATGAATTAGGACCAAGGGGTGGTGTTCAAACTCCCTACCCTCGTCCGCACAGCTATAACGATCTGAAG GAACTTCTGGGCTCACTTCACTCAAGATTTGATGTTGCTAAAGAGACTGTGGATAAGAAGCTGGATGTCTTTGTCAGAGATGTCAAAGAGGCTATGGAGAAAATGGATCCATCATGTCCTGAAGATCGAGAAATGGCAGAGCAGTTACTTGATGTGGCTCGAGCCTGTATGGAGATGACATCTGCTCAACTTCGTGCTACTTGTGAATCTATTGTCCAAGACTTAACTAGGAAAAGGAAACAGTGCCAAGCAGGACTTGTGAAGTGGTTGTTCTCTCAGTTGCTTTTTATATTGACTCATTGTACAAGAGTTGTGATGTTTCAGAAGGAGACTGAGCCAATTGATGAGAGCTCCTTTCGCAAATTTAAGGAATGTTTAGAACGCATCCCTGCTTTGGAAACAGATTGGGGTTCTACTCCTAGAGTTGATGATTCTGGTTCTGGTTATCCTGAATATCAAAGAAATGAAGCTGGGCAGAAATTCAAAAGACGAGACAAAGAATCTTTGGAGTCAGAGACAGCACTTGATTATGTGGTACCaaatgatcatggcaataATGCTGCTAGAGAAGGTTATGCAGCTGCTAAACAAGAATTTCCATCGCATGAACCTCAATTTGATAGTAAAGTGGTAGaacaaagattttatttgAGCGATGAGTATGAAGATAAGATGTCAAATGAGCCTGGAAAAGAGTTAGGCGGATCTGATTATGTAATCTGCAGGATATGTGAGGAGGAAGTTCCTCTCTTCCATCTGGAACCGCACTCTTACATATGTGCATACGCAGATAAATGTGAAATAAATTGTGTGGATGTTGATGAGCGCCTTTTGAAACTGGAGGAGATACTGGAACAGATAATTGATTCACGAAGTTTAAATTCCTTCACTCAAGCTGGTGGCTTGGAAAACTCTGTTCTGCGGAAATCTGGAGTTGCATCTGAAGGTTGTTCTCCCAAGATAAACGAATGGCGGAATAAAGGTTTAGAGGGAATGTTTGAGGATCTGCACGAGATGGACACTGCCTTCATAGACGAGTCTTACACATATCCTATTCACCTTAAGAGCCATGTAGGGGCCAAATTTTGCCATCATGCCACTTCATCATCAACAGGTAGCATCACGTCAGTATCTTCAACAAATACCCCCAGAACAAGTCACTTTGACTCCTATTGGCTAGAACGGCATTGTCCAGAGCAAGAGGATCTTCGACTG ATGATGGACCTTTCTGATATTGCCCGCTGTGGAGCAAGCACAGATTTCTCGAAAGAGGGGTCCTGTGACTATATAATGGCATGCATGCAAGACATACAAGCTGTCTTGAAGCAGGGCAAGCTCAAAGCACTTGTAATAGATACTTTCGGGGGGCGGATCGAGAAACTTCTCTG CGAGAAATATTTACATGCTCGTGAATTGACTGCCGATAAAAGTTCGGTGGGTAACATTAAAGAGAGTGAAGATGTCTTGGAGCATGCATCGGCTACTCCACAGTTACTGCTGAAAGATAGGATAAGCATCGATGACTTTGAGATCATCAAACCAATAAGTAGAGGTGCCTTTGGTAAAGTCTTTCTTGCACGCAAAAGAACAACTGGAGACTTTTTTGCAATAAAG GTACTCAAAAAGTTGGATATGATAAGGAAAAATGATATCGAGAGGATACTACAAGAGCGAAATATACTAATAACTGTCAGATACCCCTTTTTG GTTCGATTTTTTTACTCATTCACCTGCAGAGATAATCTCTACTTGGTAATGGAATATCTTAATGGTGGTGATCTATACTCTCTGCTCCAGAAAGTTGGCTGTCTTGACGAAGAAATTGCTCGTATATACATCGCGGAACTG GTTCTTGCATTGGAGTACCTCCATTCTCTGAAGATTGTCCACCGTGATCTAAAGCCTGATAACCTGTTAATCGCCTATAATGGGCACATCAAG CTAACAGACTTTGGGCTTTCAAAGATTGGTCTTATAAACAACACAATTGATTTATCTGGCCATGAGTCAGATGTATCCCCAAGAACAAATTCTCATCATTTTCAgaagaaccaagaagaagaaagaattcgGCATTCGGCTGTTGGGACACCTGACTACTTGGCACCAGAGATTCTTCTTGGAACTGAACACG GTTATGCTGCGGATTGGTGGTCTGCTGGAATTGTCTTGTTTGAATTATTAACTGGAATTCCACCTTTTACCGCATCCCGCCCAGAG aaaatatttgacaacATCCTCAATGGTAAAATGCCCTGGCCAGATGTTCCTGGTGAAATGTCTTATGAAGCTCAGGATTTGATTAACAG GCTTCTTGTCCATGAGCCGGAAAAGCGACTGGGGGCGAACGGTGCTGCAGAG GTAAAGTCGCATCCCTTTTTTCAAGGAGTTGACTGGGAGAATCTTGCTTTGCAAAAG GCTGCTTTTGTTCCGCAACCTGAGAGTATAAATGACACAAGCTATTTCGTATCACGCTTTAGTGAAAGCAGTTGCAGCGATACTGAAACTGGTAACAACAGTGGGTCAAATCCAGATTCAGGAGACGAGGTAGGCATTTGGAAACTCCATCCTTTTCTCTCTAGGTACTCTATTTGCAATCATCGTATCTATCGCAAATTATTTTTCCtgcttttgtgtgttttttag
- a CDS encoding uncharacterized protein (Expressed protein; Has 35333 Blast hits to 34131 proteins in 2444 species: Archae - 798; Bacteria - 22429; Metazoa - 974; Fungi - 991; Plants - 531; Viruses - 0; Other Eukaryotes - 9610 (source: NCBI BLink).), with amino-acid sequence MRKQHMGKRYTDFVCTSISNRPVTDPDIRYFGGIRIRIRNRRIRHFSLRIRIRQPLIFGILKSVKKYEYPRISGSDPVFFIIFSPPEHKQPNFTTKILPRKNSSKSATKE; translated from the coding sequence atgagaAAGCAACACATGGGAAAAAGATAtactgattttgtttgtaCATCTATATCAAATAGGCCTGTTACGGATCCGGATATCCGGTATTTTGGAGGTATCCGGATCCGTATCCGTAACAGGCGGATCCGTCATTTCAGTCTCCGGATCCGTATCCGCCAACCCCTGATATTCGGGATCCTGAAGTCCGTGAAAAAGTACGAGTATCCGCGGATATCCGGATCTGATCcggttttttttatcatcttctctCCTCCCGAACACAAGCAACCGAACTTCACCACCAAGATTCTTCCCAGAaaaaacagctccaaatctgCAACGAAAGAGTGA
- a CDS encoding uncharacterized protein (unknown protein; BEST Arabidopsis thaliana protein match is: unknown protein (TAIR:AT5G55790.1).): MFYVYGFYWAILKIKIMIFSSSYLGPFSKKSNPFIFLTHSSRHQPPPNDHLYHHGTKSSSSSTKSSSSSTSTETTAASISSSSPWRWIHSFVADLELFFLGRILVVKFGCLCSGGEKMIKKTGSDPDIRGYSYFFTDFRIPNIRGWRIRIRRLK, translated from the coding sequence atgttttatgtttatgggTTTTATTGGGccatattaaaaattaaaattatgatattttccAGCTCATATCTTGGcccattttccaaaaaatctAATCCTTTCATCTTCCTCACTCATTCCTCTAGACACCAGCCTCCACCAAACGACCATCTCTACCACCATGGCACCAAATCGTCATCCTCCTCCACCaaatcatcctcatcctcaaCCTCCACCGAAACAACCGCTGCCTctatctcttcctcttctccttgGCGTTGGATTCACTCTTTCGTTGcagatttggagctgtttttTCTGGGAAGAATCTTGGTGGTGAAGTTCGGTTGCTTGTGTTCGGGAGGagagaagatgataaaaaaaaccgGATCAGATCCGGATATCCGCGGATACTCGTACTTTTTCACGGACTTCAGGATCCCGAATATCAGGGGTTGGCGGATACGGATCCGGAGACTGAAATGA